In the Ursus arctos isolate Adak ecotype North America unplaced genomic scaffold, UrsArc2.0 scaffold_19, whole genome shotgun sequence genome, one interval contains:
- the LOC113252108 gene encoding tigger transposable element-derived protein 1, whose protein sequence is MPGKRPLNAAVIPGAKRERKAITLDIKLEVLRRFEVGEKLSQIAKALGLAVSTVATIRDNKEKIKANSQIATPLRASRLTRHRSAVMETMERLLHVWLEDQSQRNVPLSVTIIQEKAKSLFDDLQRERGGSSQTEKFSASKGWFVRFKERHFLPHFNMDGTAPGNKGVYPEVLRSIIEEGKYTPQQVFNVDETGLYWKRMPEGMFISVEEKAEPGFKPSKDRLMLLLGGNAAGDFKLKPLLVYHLENPRSLKGYSKPNLPVIWRSNKKAWATRSIFQEWFIYFFCPAVEKYCAQNHLTNKALLILDSAPCHPVNLGDLSDNVRVEYLHDSAADSIQPMGQGITSIFKAHYVKRTFEHILEATDGEDTATIRGFWRNYSIMDAVDNVAVAWEELRPATMNSVWKKIWPECVHFQSVSQTDNIAQLQQNIVTLAKNVAFEEAVEADVDQLLRSHEEDLSNEELMQLEQEPVGEGESEEVPPALRQLTTGELSAAFSHFEAGLQVLTSNSPDAEWKVQVSRAINDAINCYRELYEERQRRSKQLS, encoded by the coding sequence ATGCCTGGGAAAAGGCCCCTGAATGCAGCGGTCATCCCAGGTGCCAAAAGGGAACGGAAGGCAATTACGCTTGATATAAAATTGGAAGTGTTAAGACGATTTGAAGTGGGTGAAAAGCTCAGCCAGATCGCAAAGGCCTTAGGCCTCGCTGTTTCTACAGTGGCTACAATCCgagataataaagaaaaaatcaaagcGAATTCACAAATAGCTACTCCCTTGAGAGCCTCCCGGTTGACTCGCCATCGAAGTGCAGTCATGGAGACCATGGAGCGCCTGCTGCATGTGTGGCTCGAAGACCAGAGCCAACGAAACGTGCCCCTGAGTGTCACCATTATTCAGGAGAAGGCTAAGAGTTTGTTTGATGACCTACAGCGTGAAAGAGGCGGAAGCTCTCAAACAGAAAAGTTTAGTGCAAGTAAAGGCTGGTTTGTGAGATTCAAGGAGCGCCATTTTTTACCTCACTTCAACATGGACGGCACGGCTCCCGGCAACAAGGGTGTGTACCCAGAAGTGCTGAGAAGCATCATTGAAGAGGGTAAGTACACCCCTCAGCAGGTTTTTAATGTAGATGAGACAGGGCTTTATTGGAAGAGAATGCCTGAAGGAATGTTTATTTCTGTGGAAGAGAAGGCTGAGCCAGGCTTTAAACCTTCCAAAGACCGCTTAATGCTGCTCCTTGGCGGCAATGCAGCCGgggactttaagttgaagccctTACTGGTGTACCACTTGGAAAATCCCAGGTCTCTGAAAGGGTACTCCAAGCCCAATTTGCCTGTGATTTGGCGCTCAAACAAAAAGGCGTGGGCAACCAGGAGCATCTTTCAGGAATGGTTCATATACTTTTTTTGCCCTGCCGTTGAAAAATACTGTGCCCAGAATCATCTCACCAACAAAGCATTGCTCATCCTAGACAGTGCACCATGCCACCCAGTAAATCTGGGTGATCTGTCTGATAATGTAAGAGTGGAATATCTTCATGACAGTGCAGCTGACTCAATCCAGCCCATGGGTCAAGGCATAACCTCTATCTTCAAAGCTCATTACGTGAAAAGAACTTTTGAGCACATCCTAGAAGCAACAGATGGAGAGGATACGGCCACGATCAGGGGGTTTTGGAGAAACTACAGCATCATGGACGCTGTAGACAACGTTGCAGTAGCTTGGGAGGAGCTCAGACCAGCAACCATGAACAGTGTGTGGAAGAAGATTTGGCCAGAGTGTGTTCATTTCCAGAGTGTTTCCCAAACAGATAACATTGCACAGCTTCAACAAAACATTGTGACCCTTGCCAAGAATGTGGCTTTTGAAGAGGCTGTAGAAGCTGACGTGGACCAGTTGCTGAGGTCCCATGAGGAAGATCTGTCAAATGAGGAGCTGATGCAGCTCGAACAGGAGcctgtgggagagggggagagtgaAGAGGTTCCGCCTGCCTTGCGCCAGCTAACCACAGGAGAGCTGTCAGCAGCCTTCTCACATTTCGAGGCAGGCTTGCAAGTCCTTACCAGTAACAGCCCTGACGCCGAGTGGAAAGTGCAAGTTTCAAGAGCAATCAATGATGCAATAAACTGCTACAGGGAGCTGTATGAGGAGAGACAGCGACGCTCAAAGCAACTCTCTTAG